From a single Vespula pensylvanica isolate Volc-1 chromosome 24, ASM1446617v1, whole genome shotgun sequence genomic region:
- the LOC122636993 gene encoding kinesin-like protein Klp98A isoform X1: MASVKVAVRVRPFNKRELAMNAKNIVQMDGKRTRIFGTKTPGTCKEIDREKYKDFTFDHSYWSFDLTDENYSSQEEVFYDLGTDVIESAFEGYNACVFAYGQTGSGKTFTMMGTPESQGLIPRICKTLFARMAAGKESGASYRTEVSFLEIHNERVKDLLRIDQTQSHSLRVREHPKRGPYVQDLSSHLVYDYSDIQECMVRGNTHRTTASTNMNDVSSRSHAIFTITFVQAGLSEGNMPSETVSKVHLVDLAGSERANATGATGQRLKEGAHINKSLVTLGSVISALAEVSSSGDTSSSKRNVFIPYRDSVLTWLLKDSLGGNSKTIMIAAISPADCNYGETLSTLRYANRAKNIINKPTINEDPNVKLIRELREEIQKLKSLIGKDMSIERPPQILLAQIHEKQEQEKVLTEEWTEKWRETQQILQEQKALGLRKSGVGVVLDSEMPHLVGIDDDLLSTGVTLYHLKEGKTLVGTEEAATTQDIVLTGPDVESEHCVVELDGGVATLHPLSPHCWINTAQVDKPTRLSQGCIILLGRNNMFRYNDPAEAAKLRKEGGTGNGNLQSTVVNLSRLSLLSWSVSDLHASSSSDNLLNSSEDLRALEELEQQKAALIKEKEDFKREQEEREERWAARREALEGAQRDLEREWGAQWKEWADAIASLESRQRELRTRRQILEQERRDEMTQVESLCREVASLRTTLQSKHRQLQEFTNSHERSHRLHHRWEKTDDGGGSDGSLPESWSSLNDEKCVDAVRELVNHHKKELAVLETELQSKMKSLNEHQSKVDKMEEELMEIAKKQKHIYNLELEGDGTTEKKVFLARRSQEQLEEIVRRKQSLSLNLKRALPASPGEKSSSGDEMISGCELKSFQDSCNRKLQIASVLSILPQNIPSSVDTAETFHTAAGDSPEPRLLFHKIDEHNQEKLEREMSDKEAKKKEEDEEDVNEEEEEGEEEEEEDEEEEEEEEELANGECCSTNLYSNVKKEEKEVKIEEEKRRKSKKEIERKSSNESTSNTEILKDDNDTLNTRSITNSTMENDDEILQDSLESPIQSNPAMKRLNQRIARQRMMVMRCLEASTPSKEDLNRQISILQDLQKQQIELEVSLLEDERKNPKSFLNNEDRLSTNNGAGNGAGNGGGNGAGNGDGDDRTQIDTNSYRDITSTNNSATLLTVATTRSHLFRNNRPNNEENVSSESMVSRISSGRGYSTVYLTSQNRSDRLSSPYSLTITRSLPSLIGNDGDCDNVINMIISVPSYVIRGAGTYSHYEYEVRIVAQDDTWTLLRRYRTFRELYISMSKKYGCKVAGIRFPPRLFFPRNEVVARQRRKQLEEYLRRLIQVCSKLPQCRPLYKYNGNLSNIDKQSLLEFSYFFRRGTFESSKYGTS; encoded by the exons acaCCGGGTACCTGCAAGgaaatcgatcgagagaaataCAAGGACTTCACGTTCGATCATTCGTATTGGTCCTTTGATCTGACCGACGAAAATTATTCCTCCCAAGAAGAG gttttCTATGATCTTGGTACGGACGTTATAGAAAGTGCCTTCGAAGGTTATAATGCCTGCGTATTTGCCTACGGCCAGACAGGATCTGGAAAAACTTTTACGATGATGGGTACACCG GAGTCACAGGGTTTAATACCGAGAATCTGCAAGACGTTATTTGCGAGGATGGCCGCCGGTAAAGAAAGTGGAGCATCTTATAGGACGGAAGTGTCCTTTCTAGAAATACATAATGAAAGAGTGAAGGATTTATTAAGGATAGATCAAACGCAATCTCATTCACTTAGAGTACGAGAACATCCAAAACGTGGTCCATACGTTCAAGATTTATCGAGTCATTTGGTCTATGATTATTCGGATATACag gaATGCATGGTCAGAGGTAATACGCACAGGACTACGGCTAGCACAAATATGAACGACGTTAGTAGCAGGAGTCACGCGATATTTACAATAACTTTCGTACAAGCCGGATTATCGGAAGGCAATATGCCGTCGGAGACAGTTTCGAAGGTGCACCTTGTCGACTTGGCTGGAAG CGAACGTGCAAACGCGACCGGAGCAACGGGACAACGACTGAAGGAGGGTGCACATATCAATAAATCACTGGTGACATTAGGATCTGTGATATCGGCATTGGCCGAGGTTAGCTCATCGGGAGACACGTCTTCCTCCAAACGCAATGTCTTCATACCATATCGCGATAGCGTCCTAACATGGTTATTGAAGGACTCTCTCGGTGGGAATTCGAAGACTATCATGATAGCTGCCATCAGTCCGGCGGATTGTAACTATGGGGAAACGCTGAGCACCTTAAGGTACGCTAACAGAGCGaagaatattatcaataagCCTACCATCAACGAGGATCCGAACGTTAAGTTGATTAGAGAATTAAGAGAGGAAATACAGAAATTGAAGTCTCTCATCGGCAAGGATATg AGCATAGAAAGACCGCCTCAGATATTGTTGGCACAAATTCATGAGAAACAAGAGCAAGAAAAGGTGCTCACGGAGGAATGGACGGAAAAGTGGCGTGAGACTCAACAAATTCTTCAGGAACAGAAAGCCCTCGGTCTACGTAAGAGCGGTGTAGGCGTTGTTCTCGATTCGGAGATGCCACATCTCGTTGGTATAGACGACGATCTACTTAGTACCGGCGTAACCCTTTATCATCTGAAAGAGGGAAAAACGTTAGTTGGAACCGAGGAGGCTGCTACCACGCAG GACATTGTCTTGACCGGTCCGGACGTCGAGTCGGAACACTGCGTAGTGGAGCTGGACGGTGGTGTAGCTACCCTACACCCTCTTTCCCCGCACTGCTGGATCAACACCGCCCAAGTTGACAAGCCAACGAGATTGTCACAAGGTTGTATCATCCTATTGGGTAGGAACAACATGTTCCGTTACAACGATCCAGCGGAAGCGGCTAAGCTAAGGAAAGAGGGTGGTACAGGGAATGGAAATCTTCAATCTACGGTGGTCAATCTTTCAAGATTGTCTCTCTTGAGCTGGAGCGTTTCGGATCTTCACGCATCTTCCTCGAGCGATAATCTTTTGAACTCTAGCGAGGATCTTCGTGCCTTGGAGGAATTGGAACAACAAAAGGCAGCTTTGattaaagagaaggaagatttCAAG AGAGAACAGGAAGAACGCGAGGAAAGATGGGCAGCCAGGAGAGAAGCTCTCGAAGGTGCTCAACGTGAtttagagagagaatgggGCGCACAGTGGAAGGAATGGGCCGATGCTATTGCTAGTCTCGAATCCAGGCAACGTGAACTACGTACGCGTCGTCAGATCCTGGAACAAGAAAGGCGCGACGAAATGACGCAA GTAGAAAGTTTGTGTAGAGAAGTCGCCTCTCTACGCACTACATTGCAGTCCAAGCATCGTCAGTTACAAGAATTTACGAATAGTCACGAACGTTCGCATAGATTACATCATCGATGGGAAAAG acGGACGACGGTGGTGGAAGCGATGGAAGTTTGCCAGAATCCTGGTCCAGTTTGAACGATGAGAAATGTGTCGATGCTGTCAGAGAACTTGTCAATCATCAT aaaaaggaattggCCGTTCTGGAAACAGAATTACAAAGCAAGATGAAGTCATTAAACGAGCATCAGAGCAAAGTGGACAAAATGGAAGAGGAATTGATGGAGATAGCTAAGAAGCAAAagcacatatataatttagaa cTTGAAGGTGATGGAACTACGGAGAAGAAAGTGTTCTTAGCTAGAAGATCTCAAGAACAATTGGAAGAAATAGTCCGGCGAAAGCAAAGCTTATCGTTGAATCTGAAACGAGCATTGCCGGCCTCACCTGGTGAAAAATCGTCGAGCGGTGACGAGATGATATCCGGTTGCGAATTGAAATCATTTCAGGATAGTTGCAATAGAAAATTGCAAATAGCTTCGGTCCTTAGTATTCTACCTCAGAATATTCCAAGTTCCGTAGATACCGCTGAAACATTTCACACAGCAGCCGGTGATTCCCCGGAGCCGCGACTCCTATTTCACAAGATCGACGAACATAATCAAgagaaattagaaagagaaatgagtgATAAGgaagcgaagaagaaagaagaggatgaggaagatgtgaatgaggaggaggaggaaggagaagaggaagaagaagaagatgaagaagaagaggaagaggaagaagaattagCCAACGGTGAATGTTGTTCAACAAATTTGTATtcaaatgttaaaaaagaggaaaaagaagtaaaaatagaagaagaaaaacgtagaaaatcgAAGAAGGAAATTGAAAGGAAGTCTTCCAATGAGAGTACCAGTAATACTGAGATTCTAAAGGATGACAATGATACGTTGAATACACGTTCAATTACAAATTCAACAATGGAAAACGACGATGAGATATTGCAGGATTCGTTGGAATCTCCGATTCAATCGAATCCGGCTATGAAGAGATTGAACCAAAGAATAGCACGTCAACGTATGATGGTTATGAGATGTCTCGAAGCGAGTACACCCTCGAAAGAGGATCTTAATCGTCAAATATCGATCCTTCAAGATCTTCAAAAGCAACAGATCGAATTGGAGGTATCGTTGTTGGAGGACGAACGTAAAAATCCaaaatcttttctaaataACGAGGATAGATTATCGACGAATAATGGCGCCGGTAATGGCGCCGGTAATGGCGGCGGTAATGGCGCCGGCAATGGCGACGGCGATGATCGTACGCAAATTGATACCAATTCATATCGCGACATAACGTCTACGAATAATTCTGCAACCCTTTTGACCGTAGCTACAACCAGATCTCATCTATTTAGAAACAATAGGcctaataacgaagaaaatgtttcttcaGAGTCAATGGTCTCGAGAATATCCTCCGGGCGTGGCTATTCTACGGTCTACCTAACC agtCAAAATCGTAGCGATCGTTTGAGCAGTCCTTATTCTTTAACAATTACGAGGTCTCTACCATCTTTAATAGGAAACGATGGTGATTGTGATAACGTGATCAACATGATCATCAGCGTACCTTCGTACGTGATACGTGGAGCTGGTACTTACAGTCATTATGAATACGAAGTACGAATCGTAGCGCAAGATGACACTTGGACGTTGCTAAGAAGATATAGAACCTTTCGAGAATTGTATATTTCGATGAGTAAGAAATATGGTTGTAAG GTAGCAGGAATACGTTTTCCTCCTCGACTTTTCTTTCCGAGAAACGAAGTGGTCGCACGGCAACGTAGAAAACAACTCGAGGAATATCTTAGACGATTAATTCAAGTCTGCTCGAAATTGCCTCAGTGTAGgccattatataaatataatgggAACTTAAGTAATATAGACAAGCAATCCTTACTGGAGTTTAGTTACTTTTTCAGACGAGGTACATTCGAAAGCAGCAAATATGGAACTAGTTAA
- the LOC122636993 gene encoding kinesin-like protein Klp98A isoform X2, whose protein sequence is MASVKVAVRVRPFNKRELAMNAKNIVQMDGKRTRIFGTKTPGTCKEIDREKYKDFTFDHSYWSFDLTDENYSSQEEVFYDLGTDVIESAFEGYNACVFAYGQTGSGKTFTMMGTPESQGLIPRICKTLFARMAAGKESGASYRTEVSFLEIHNERVKDLLRIDQTQSHSLRVREHPKRGPYVQDLSSHLVYDYSDIQECMVRGNTHRTTASTNMNDVSSRSHAIFTITFVQAGLSEGNMPSETVSKVHLVDLAGSERANATGATGQRLKEGAHINKSLVTLGSVISALAEVSSSGDTSSSKRNVFIPYRDSVLTWLLKDSLGGNSKTIMIAAISPADCNYGETLSTLRYANRAKNIINKPTINEDPNVKLIRELREEIQKLKSLIGKDMSIERPPQILLAQIHEKQEQEKVLTEEWTEKWRETQQILQEQKALGLRKSGVGVVLDSEMPHLVGIDDDLLSTGVTLYHLKEGKTLVGTEEAATTQDIVLTGPDVESEHCVVELDGGVATLHPLSPHCWINTAQVDKPTRLSQGCIILLGRNNMFRYNDPAEAAKLRKEGGTGNGNLQSTVVNLSRLSLLSWSVSDLHASSSSDNLLNSSEDLRALEELEQQKAALIKEKEDFKREQEEREERWAARREALEGAQRDLEREWGAQWKEWADAIASLESRQRELRTRRQILEQERRDEMTQTDDGGGSDGSLPESWSSLNDEKCVDAVRELVNHHKKELAVLETELQSKMKSLNEHQSKVDKMEEELMEIAKKQKHIYNLELEGDGTTEKKVFLARRSQEQLEEIVRRKQSLSLNLKRALPASPGEKSSSGDEMISGCELKSFQDSCNRKLQIASVLSILPQNIPSSVDTAETFHTAAGDSPEPRLLFHKIDEHNQEKLEREMSDKEAKKKEEDEEDVNEEEEEGEEEEEEDEEEEEEEEELANGECCSTNLYSNVKKEEKEVKIEEEKRRKSKKEIERKSSNESTSNTEILKDDNDTLNTRSITNSTMENDDEILQDSLESPIQSNPAMKRLNQRIARQRMMVMRCLEASTPSKEDLNRQISILQDLQKQQIELEVSLLEDERKNPKSFLNNEDRLSTNNGAGNGAGNGGGNGAGNGDGDDRTQIDTNSYRDITSTNNSATLLTVATTRSHLFRNNRPNNEENVSSESMVSRISSGRGYSTVYLTSQNRSDRLSSPYSLTITRSLPSLIGNDGDCDNVINMIISVPSYVIRGAGTYSHYEYEVRIVAQDDTWTLLRRYRTFRELYISMSKKYGCKVAGIRFPPRLFFPRNEVVARQRRKQLEEYLRRLIQVCSKLPQCRPLYKYNGNLSNIDKQSLLEFSYFFRRGTFESSKYGTS, encoded by the exons acaCCGGGTACCTGCAAGgaaatcgatcgagagaaataCAAGGACTTCACGTTCGATCATTCGTATTGGTCCTTTGATCTGACCGACGAAAATTATTCCTCCCAAGAAGAG gttttCTATGATCTTGGTACGGACGTTATAGAAAGTGCCTTCGAAGGTTATAATGCCTGCGTATTTGCCTACGGCCAGACAGGATCTGGAAAAACTTTTACGATGATGGGTACACCG GAGTCACAGGGTTTAATACCGAGAATCTGCAAGACGTTATTTGCGAGGATGGCCGCCGGTAAAGAAAGTGGAGCATCTTATAGGACGGAAGTGTCCTTTCTAGAAATACATAATGAAAGAGTGAAGGATTTATTAAGGATAGATCAAACGCAATCTCATTCACTTAGAGTACGAGAACATCCAAAACGTGGTCCATACGTTCAAGATTTATCGAGTCATTTGGTCTATGATTATTCGGATATACag gaATGCATGGTCAGAGGTAATACGCACAGGACTACGGCTAGCACAAATATGAACGACGTTAGTAGCAGGAGTCACGCGATATTTACAATAACTTTCGTACAAGCCGGATTATCGGAAGGCAATATGCCGTCGGAGACAGTTTCGAAGGTGCACCTTGTCGACTTGGCTGGAAG CGAACGTGCAAACGCGACCGGAGCAACGGGACAACGACTGAAGGAGGGTGCACATATCAATAAATCACTGGTGACATTAGGATCTGTGATATCGGCATTGGCCGAGGTTAGCTCATCGGGAGACACGTCTTCCTCCAAACGCAATGTCTTCATACCATATCGCGATAGCGTCCTAACATGGTTATTGAAGGACTCTCTCGGTGGGAATTCGAAGACTATCATGATAGCTGCCATCAGTCCGGCGGATTGTAACTATGGGGAAACGCTGAGCACCTTAAGGTACGCTAACAGAGCGaagaatattatcaataagCCTACCATCAACGAGGATCCGAACGTTAAGTTGATTAGAGAATTAAGAGAGGAAATACAGAAATTGAAGTCTCTCATCGGCAAGGATATg AGCATAGAAAGACCGCCTCAGATATTGTTGGCACAAATTCATGAGAAACAAGAGCAAGAAAAGGTGCTCACGGAGGAATGGACGGAAAAGTGGCGTGAGACTCAACAAATTCTTCAGGAACAGAAAGCCCTCGGTCTACGTAAGAGCGGTGTAGGCGTTGTTCTCGATTCGGAGATGCCACATCTCGTTGGTATAGACGACGATCTACTTAGTACCGGCGTAACCCTTTATCATCTGAAAGAGGGAAAAACGTTAGTTGGAACCGAGGAGGCTGCTACCACGCAG GACATTGTCTTGACCGGTCCGGACGTCGAGTCGGAACACTGCGTAGTGGAGCTGGACGGTGGTGTAGCTACCCTACACCCTCTTTCCCCGCACTGCTGGATCAACACCGCCCAAGTTGACAAGCCAACGAGATTGTCACAAGGTTGTATCATCCTATTGGGTAGGAACAACATGTTCCGTTACAACGATCCAGCGGAAGCGGCTAAGCTAAGGAAAGAGGGTGGTACAGGGAATGGAAATCTTCAATCTACGGTGGTCAATCTTTCAAGATTGTCTCTCTTGAGCTGGAGCGTTTCGGATCTTCACGCATCTTCCTCGAGCGATAATCTTTTGAACTCTAGCGAGGATCTTCGTGCCTTGGAGGAATTGGAACAACAAAAGGCAGCTTTGattaaagagaaggaagatttCAAG AGAGAACAGGAAGAACGCGAGGAAAGATGGGCAGCCAGGAGAGAAGCTCTCGAAGGTGCTCAACGTGAtttagagagagaatgggGCGCACAGTGGAAGGAATGGGCCGATGCTATTGCTAGTCTCGAATCCAGGCAACGTGAACTACGTACGCGTCGTCAGATCCTGGAACAAGAAAGGCGCGACGAAATGACGCAA acGGACGACGGTGGTGGAAGCGATGGAAGTTTGCCAGAATCCTGGTCCAGTTTGAACGATGAGAAATGTGTCGATGCTGTCAGAGAACTTGTCAATCATCAT aaaaaggaattggCCGTTCTGGAAACAGAATTACAAAGCAAGATGAAGTCATTAAACGAGCATCAGAGCAAAGTGGACAAAATGGAAGAGGAATTGATGGAGATAGCTAAGAAGCAAAagcacatatataatttagaa cTTGAAGGTGATGGAACTACGGAGAAGAAAGTGTTCTTAGCTAGAAGATCTCAAGAACAATTGGAAGAAATAGTCCGGCGAAAGCAAAGCTTATCGTTGAATCTGAAACGAGCATTGCCGGCCTCACCTGGTGAAAAATCGTCGAGCGGTGACGAGATGATATCCGGTTGCGAATTGAAATCATTTCAGGATAGTTGCAATAGAAAATTGCAAATAGCTTCGGTCCTTAGTATTCTACCTCAGAATATTCCAAGTTCCGTAGATACCGCTGAAACATTTCACACAGCAGCCGGTGATTCCCCGGAGCCGCGACTCCTATTTCACAAGATCGACGAACATAATCAAgagaaattagaaagagaaatgagtgATAAGgaagcgaagaagaaagaagaggatgaggaagatgtgaatgaggaggaggaggaaggagaagaggaagaagaagaagatgaagaagaagaggaagaggaagaagaattagCCAACGGTGAATGTTGTTCAACAAATTTGTATtcaaatgttaaaaaagaggaaaaagaagtaaaaatagaagaagaaaaacgtagaaaatcgAAGAAGGAAATTGAAAGGAAGTCTTCCAATGAGAGTACCAGTAATACTGAGATTCTAAAGGATGACAATGATACGTTGAATACACGTTCAATTACAAATTCAACAATGGAAAACGACGATGAGATATTGCAGGATTCGTTGGAATCTCCGATTCAATCGAATCCGGCTATGAAGAGATTGAACCAAAGAATAGCACGTCAACGTATGATGGTTATGAGATGTCTCGAAGCGAGTACACCCTCGAAAGAGGATCTTAATCGTCAAATATCGATCCTTCAAGATCTTCAAAAGCAACAGATCGAATTGGAGGTATCGTTGTTGGAGGACGAACGTAAAAATCCaaaatcttttctaaataACGAGGATAGATTATCGACGAATAATGGCGCCGGTAATGGCGCCGGTAATGGCGGCGGTAATGGCGCCGGCAATGGCGACGGCGATGATCGTACGCAAATTGATACCAATTCATATCGCGACATAACGTCTACGAATAATTCTGCAACCCTTTTGACCGTAGCTACAACCAGATCTCATCTATTTAGAAACAATAGGcctaataacgaagaaaatgtttcttcaGAGTCAATGGTCTCGAGAATATCCTCCGGGCGTGGCTATTCTACGGTCTACCTAACC agtCAAAATCGTAGCGATCGTTTGAGCAGTCCTTATTCTTTAACAATTACGAGGTCTCTACCATCTTTAATAGGAAACGATGGTGATTGTGATAACGTGATCAACATGATCATCAGCGTACCTTCGTACGTGATACGTGGAGCTGGTACTTACAGTCATTATGAATACGAAGTACGAATCGTAGCGCAAGATGACACTTGGACGTTGCTAAGAAGATATAGAACCTTTCGAGAATTGTATATTTCGATGAGTAAGAAATATGGTTGTAAG GTAGCAGGAATACGTTTTCCTCCTCGACTTTTCTTTCCGAGAAACGAAGTGGTCGCACGGCAACGTAGAAAACAACTCGAGGAATATCTTAGACGATTAATTCAAGTCTGCTCGAAATTGCCTCAGTGTAGgccattatataaatataatgggAACTTAAGTAATATAGACAAGCAATCCTTACTGGAGTTTAGTTACTTTTTCAGACGAGGTACATTCGAAAGCAGCAAATATGGAACTAGTTAA